ATGAAATCCAGACCTTCTTCGCCGATACCTTTTGCGCTGATTATATCTGCCGTGTACCCGCTGGCAAGGAGAACTCGTATATCAGATTTTATCGTCCTTATCGTGTCGCTGACTTCTTTGCCGCTTCTCTTTGGCATCACTACATCGCATATCGCAAGCTTGATCGTCTCTTTGTTTTCCCTGAATTTCATTATGGCGTCGTCCCCATCCACTGCCTCTATTACCGCGTAACCGGCTTCCCGAAGAATGTGACTTGTGAGGATACGAACCGCTTCGTCATCTTCCGCGACAAGGATGGTCTCTGTCCCGCCCCTTGGGGTAACGACTCTCTCCTTCCGTGCAGTTCCCGTCGGCGAAGCAATCAACGGAAGAAAGATCTTAAACGTCGTACCTTTACCGGGCTCACTCTGCATCGTGATATTTCCGTTGTGCTGTTTCACTATGCCGTACACAATAGACAAACCAAGACCCGTTCCTTTTCCGATCTCCTTTGTTGTAAAGAACGGCTCAAATATCTTCTGTATGGTGACCTCATCCAGTCCTTTCCCGGTGTCGGTGACCGTGATGACGGCATATCTGCCCGAGCTGTTCAAGTCATAGGTTCGTCTGCTCCCGTCATCCAGTTCGAGGACATCCGTGCTGATGGACAACACGCCTCCGCGAGGCATTGCATCCCGCGCATTCGTGCAGAGGTTGAGCAGGACCTGTTCTATCTGGCCTCTGTCCACCATCGCCGTTACGTGCATGTCGGTGAGATCTGTCTTGCATTCGATGTCCTCACCGATCAGCCTTTTCAAGAGTATCTCCATTCCCCTGATAAGTTCGTTGAGATCTGTTTCCTTTGGACTGATTATCTGCTTTCTGCTGAAGGCGAGAAGCTGGCTCGTAAGATTCGCCGACTGCTGTGCAGAGTTCAGGATTTGATCAACATAGTGCCTGAACGGACTCTCAGTTCCGAGTCGCCGCTCCATGAGACTTGCGTAGCCGATGATCGCCGTCAGCATGTTGTTGAAGTCATGGGCGATGCCGCCCGCCAGCCGCCCCACGGCTTCCATTTTTTGCGCCTGGAGAAGCTGCTCTTCCAGCCTTGCCTTGTCTTCCTCTGCCGTCTTCCGCTCGCTTATGTCCCTCGCAACGCCGAAATATCCTATGACGTCTCCCTTCTCATTAAACTGCGGAAACACTTTGTCCTCAAACCAAACATACTCGGGTTCATGCTTGCGGCGGATACGAAATTCACGGACCGCCGGCCGACGCCCATCCAGCATCTTCTTCGTCGCTTCGAACAGCGCCGGGGTGTCGTCGGGATGGATGAGGCTTACCCAGAGTTCGGAGTTATCCATGAACTCCGTACAGGTGAATCCGAGAATCTTTTCTGTGGGTCCGCTCAGAAACGCTACCTGCCCCCGCAAAGGATCATCCCTGAAAGAAACCCTGTAGATGATCTCATTGATATTATTCACCACCATGCGATATTCTTCTTCGCTCTTCCGCAAGGCCTCGTCCATCCTCTTGCGTTCACTGATGTCCTTCACCACACATATGTGCCCCAGGTATTCTCCCTTCTCGCTCCACCGTGCAGTTGCAGTGACCTCGGTAGATATCACCATCCCGTCCTTGCATAGGCCGGGACATTCACCACTCCAGACGCCGCAATCCCTGTTGTGCAGGGTCCTGGCGACCTCCCTCTCTACTAACGACACAAACTCGTGCGGGGTAATATCGCGCCATGTTTTTCCCATGAGCTCGCTCTGCAGATAACCGTAGGTCCTGGCATGAGCATCATTGACATAGATGTATCTGTCTTGTTCGTCTGTTACGGCGATGCCTTCACTGACAACGGAGACCGCTCTCGCGAGGCGGTCTTTCTCCTCTTCGGTCCGCCTCCGTTCGGTGATATCGCGAACAACGGCCACCATATACTCTCTCGTGTTTAACTCCACATAGCTGATGTTTGCTTCAACAGGGAATGTGGTTCCGTCCTTCCGCTTATGGATGCCTTCAAGTATGAGGCCGCTTCGCTGCCGCAATTCATTTACATGTGACTGCCATAAAGAAGTATCGGGGAACGATGTCTCAATATCCATGACGCCTATTTTGAGGAGTTCTTCTCGGTCATACCCCAAACTGGCGCACGCCCTGTCATTCACGAAGATAAAAAGCCCTGTCCTGGGATCATTGACGAAGATGGCATCATTTGATTTGTTGATCAAATCCCTGAGAATATCGAGATTTGTCTCAATTTTGACTTTGTCTGTCTTCATGGCATCGAAGCTTACAGATTGAATCAATGATTATAATTTACAATACGCTGCAAAAATAGTGAAGTGGTATTTCGAGATGTAATCGAGAGAGATGCGAAATGCCATGCGACGCTGATGAAAGGGTCGACATTGTGAGAGGAATCGGTTAGTCTAATATAGTGTGAAGAAGCGCGCATCTCAGACAAAACATACTTCTCTGCGGCTCAGGTTTCCTGACGATGAGGTCCGTTTCTCCTGGCTTCCGCTGCTCCTCGATGCGTACGAGACGATCGACACGGGCGTTGTAGTCGCCCTGAATCGGGAGAAGAGGAGGGCAAACCGCTCCATAGCATGCAGGGCATCCTGCGATGCCTGCTGCAGGATGCAGGCCGACATACCGCTCTATCCCCTCGAACTTGCCGGTCTCTACTGGTACTGCATCGAGAAGATGGGCGGCGATGACCGACAGACCCTGAAAGGGCAGCTCATGGCCCATGAGGGCAAACCACCCTGTCCCTTCCTCATCAGGAAGAACTGTTCCGTCTACCCGATGAGGCCGATGGCCTGCAGGCAGTTCGTCGTCTTCGGCAAGGTCTGCGGAGAGGGCGAAGACCCATTCTTCACGAGAATTCAGGACGTCATGCCGCCCCTTACTGATTTCTTACATCAGGCAGTGTCCGGTCTGATGCCCTACCACGGCATCACGTCGGCTGAGGAAAAGGCCCGGGCGCTGAAGCAGGGCTTTATGAACAGGCTCGTGAGGAACCTCCAGGAGTATGACTGGAAGGCACTGGCGGCTAAGATGGATGAGTTCGACGCCAGACGCTGAGGGTTCAGGAGCAGAGGCAAAACCTGCAAGAGAGAGGGCTTCTCGGTAGATAATCACTCAGGGATGCGATTTATCTATCCGAATTAGTAGTAACGGTCCAGATTCAGAAGGTCGTTCGCTACCCCGCCGGGACCGTGATAATCGGGGCACCCTCCTTGATGATCTCGAGCATCGACCCGCTCTTTTGGGAGTGTTCAAATGAAAACCCTCCTCACGTACTCAGGGATCAGTTTTTTTCGATAAGGCGGCTCTCATGATGGTAATCGAAATGTGACTTCGCTGTGCATGGAACTCTTCTCCTTGCCTTTGGTACGAATGGTTCAATCGCTTCATTAATTAATAATCTTAATAATCCT
This is a stretch of genomic DNA from Thermodesulfovibrionales bacterium. It encodes these proteins:
- a CDS encoding PAS domain S-box protein is translated as MKTDKVKIETNLDILRDLINKSNDAIFVNDPRTGLFIFVNDRACASLGYDREELLKIGVMDIETSFPDTSLWQSHVNELRQRSGLILEGIHKRKDGTTFPVEANISYVELNTREYMVAVVRDITERRRTEEEKDRLARAVSVVSEGIAVTDEQDRYIYVNDAHARTYGYLQSELMGKTWRDITPHEFVSLVEREVARTLHNRDCGVWSGECPGLCKDGMVISTEVTATARWSEKGEYLGHICVVKDISERKRMDEALRKSEEEYRMVVNNINEIIYRVSFRDDPLRGQVAFLSGPTEKILGFTCTEFMDNSELWVSLIHPDDTPALFEATKKMLDGRRPAVREFRIRRKHEPEYVWFEDKVFPQFNEKGDVIGYFGVARDISERKTAEEDKARLEEQLLQAQKMEAVGRLAGGIAHDFNNMLTAIIGYASLMERRLGTESPFRHYVDQILNSAQQSANLTSQLLAFSRKQIISPKETDLNELIRGMEILLKRLIGEDIECKTDLTDMHVTAMVDRGQIEQVLLNLCTNARDAMPRGGVLSISTDVLELDDGSRRTYDLNSSGRYAVITVTDTGKGLDEVTIQKIFEPFFTTKEIGKGTGLGLSIVYGIVKQHNGNITMQSEPGKGTTFKIFLPLIASPTGTARKERVVTPRGGTETILVAEDDEAVRILTSHILREAGYAVIEAVDGDDAIMKFRENKETIKLAICDVVMPKRSGKEVSDTIRTIKSDIRVLLASGYTADIISAKGIGEEGLDFISKPITPSNLLGKVREVLDN
- a CDS encoding YkgJ family cysteine cluster protein; amino-acid sequence: MKKRASQTKHTSLRLRFPDDEVRFSWLPLLLDAYETIDTGVVVALNREKRRANRSIACRASCDACCRMQADIPLYPLELAGLYWYCIEKMGGDDRQTLKGQLMAHEGKPPCPFLIRKNCSVYPMRPMACRQFVVFGKVCGEGEDPFFTRIQDVMPPLTDFLHQAVSGLMPYHGITSAEEKARALKQGFMNRLVRNLQEYDWKALAAKMDEFDARR